GGCCAAGTGCCATGAGACTGCCTATCTGTGAGACGGTTGTAAGCCcatgtgctgggtgtggagttgGGGCCTCTGGGTTTGTTCCTTTTCAGAAGGAGCTGTGGGGTGAGGTGGGATCAAGTGTGTGGGTGGGGCGGGACCTTTTGGTTGTGTGGACTGGCTTCTCAAGCTGGTGGACTTTGTTCCATCCCTCGGTGCCTGAAGGGCCTCCTGTCTCTCGCATCCTTCTCCCAGATCTACTGGAGGGGGCCGTACTGCACAGTGAGTCCCCGTGTCTCCCCCATCCCCGCATCCCCTTCATATCTGCTCCTGCCCAAACTGTGTGGTCTTGGACTTGTGTCGTCTCAATGCTCTCTGCTTCTTTAAAATAGAGCACCTGTAAAGGTTGGTTGTGTGTGTGGAAAGCACCTGGTATGTGTTCAGATGACACTCACACTCTTGGGAGCAGAAGCATTGTGGTCTTAGAGTGTTTACCTACTgcccttgcggggggggggggggggggagagaccaGTTCCCAGAAGGAGTTAGAGAACAGCTAGGGGCTTTGGAGTGTGTGCTGGGTCCTTGatccgttttttgttttgttttgttttatgtttatttttgagagagagtgtgtggtaggggcagagagggggacaaaagatatgcagcagacagcctgatatgggactcgaactcaaaccatgagatcatggcctgactcaaagtcggaagcttaactaaccgagccatccaggtgctcccttGATCTGGTTTTTATGAGGTACTTACTCCGTGCTAGGAACCAAAACTGGCCCTGTCCTAAGAGCTCAGTCTCCTAGTGCTAAAGAGTTGTATCAGTCCCCTAAGAGAGAGCTTGGGTTCTCCTGGAGTCCTGGGTACAAACTTTGGAAAAACAAATCATCCTGTTTTTCTCagtatctctcttttttcttcctccgtccctccctctctcttttaataaCCTaagcttgcttgcttatttatttatttatttatttacttacttacttatttatttattttagtaatccctgctgggctggaactcacgacccccaagattaagagtcacatgctctaccaactaagcttGTCAGGTGCCTCCCCCTcctgtgtctttaatttttttaagttaaattaatttaattaactaaattaatctttaattttttaaattaaattatttatttacttagagagagcaggggaggggcagagagagagagagggagacagagaatcccaaggaggctctgtgcagaacctgctgcagggctcgatcccttgaactgagatcatgacctgggccaaaatccagcggatgctcaatagactgagccactcaggtgccccttgtctgTGTCTTTAGATTTCACCCTGATCCTGTGAAGTGAGGCAATgtttccccatttcacaggtggggaaactgaggctttgaaaGATGAAGTAGCTAAGCATGGGGttccacagctagtaagtggcaggggTGGTTTGTACTTGAACACAGTTCAGGGAGCTCCGTCTGAGGAGGGGAGGTGAGGGATGAGGTGTTTCTGATGGGAACAGCCTAGACAGGGTTTGTTCTGGGACCAAGGGTAGGGGTGGCAGGCTGGTCAGAGTGTGGTGTATGGATTCAAGCAGTGGGGCTGGGTGAAGGCCCTGGGTTGCTTCAGTACCTGCTGCAGAGGACAAGTGACTTGGACATCCTTGCTGAGGGTcaccttctttcctgccttctttttggGGTATGGGAGAAATCCCGCGTGGGCTTTCCCACCTCACACTGTAGCCACTGAGTGGCAGGTGTGTGAGTGGCTTTGGGCAGTGTAAAATGAGAGTTCTCAGTGGCTAATCTGAGGCTGGAGGCCAGGCATGGGGGTATAGGGGGATGGGAGCTACATGCTTTTGGGCTGGGCAGGAAGGACAGGTACAGGTCAGGATCCTGTCTTGAAGAGTATTCTCCCCTGGTGCCCGGTGGCTCATTCGGTgggtgtccgattttggctcaggtcatgatctcgcagttcacaagtgcaagcccggtgtcaggctctgtgctgacagcctggagcctgcttcgtattctgtggctccctctctgctcctccctagctcacgttctgtctctctcagaaataaataaaaacattaaaaaaaaaaaaaaaaaagtgtgctccCTTCCCCATAACTTATGATTGGTAAGCTGATGTTATTCCCAGGGGGCTGTTTGAGGGTACTCTGGTACCGTGGTGGCAATCTTGGCACCCAGGGCTGGTACCCAAACTTTTCTCGGCCATTGGCTGCCCAGCTCCAGGAGACTGGCTGTCAGAGGGCAGTCTGGGAGGGCGAGAAGCAAGAGACACTGGGTGTCAGTGGACAAGGCTAACTTCACTGCTTACCTCGGAGTCTGAAGTTGAtgtggaggggacagaggaccttACAATTCCTGTAAATCATGTTTATGTGTGCAAAACTTAGAAATGTGAGAAACTTTCAGGCATTTGCAGAAAAGCCCACTTTATCTAGTACAATATCTGCGGGATTAGCCGTCCATTATTGGAATCGCTGGTTGGTCAGCGGTTAGGACCCCTGGTTGGCCAGCACTCCCACCAATCAGAACTCCCGGTTTGCCATGATTCCACCAATCAGGATCCAGGATTAGTCAACATTCCACCAATCAGAAACCCTGGTTAGTCCACGTTCTATTAAAGAAACTGTCAGCTGGTACTTCTGGGGCTATTTAGGTGAGTTACCCGGGAGGGTCTTGGTGGCAACCCAAGTCCTCACAAAAAACTGCAGCTTTGGGGTGAAATCTGTTTTCTGGGACTTAAGGATGCGCTGGGTTAGCCAGAAGCTGGTTCCTGAACCAGGAAGCTGGGCTGATGGACTGGGCAAGAGGGAAAGAATGGATAGAACATTGGGAAGAACCAGGATGAACAAGCCTCTACTCCCTGCCTGGGTCCTTCATTCTCCTTTGGTCTCCCCGGCTCCTGGGCatcctggggagaaggaaggagctgAGGGTCTGCTCCCCAGGGCAGAGGTTTTCATGGGCAGATGAGCTGGCTGGTTGGGGAAGGTGGGGCTGAACTCTGGTTTCTGGGGGGATTGGGAGGGGAGTTGATGGGACATGGCTGGGAGGCCGTGGGGGCTGGAAAGTGCAGCTGCACCCTGCTCTGCCTGATCTTTCATGGGCAGGTCACTTCTGTGCCTGTCCCACTGTTTGTCAGGAGGGTCAGGGGCACACTATCTGCTGAGGCCATACACAGGGCTCTGGTAAGCAGTGGGGCCATTTGTGAGCCATCAGTAGTAAAGGGTGCCATCAGCAGGTGAGGGGAGCCGAGCTTTGGCTTGGCATCCGCAGGTGCCTGTTAAGCCCTGGTCTGGCTGTCTGACCTTGGGCTCTTCCCTTCCTCAGACCTTGGATTCCTCATTGCAACACAGTTACCCAGCTGGGTGTCCATGGGAGTCAGATGGGAATAATGTAAATGTTCTGCATGATAGTTGTGCATACCCCATGCTTTGTCCTTTCTACAGGGTCAACTGTCATCTGTCTGTCTGGGTGTCTGGCTTTGTGGGACGGTGCAGAGCCCACTCTGTCCTGTGGGTAAGAGCAGGGCTCTGGGAtcagggttcaagtcccagccccACCACTTGCTGGAACTGTTCCCTTCCCAAGTCTATGTCCTCAACCCACACAGGAATCATAAGGCCACTGGACTCAGGAAGATTGTGACAACTCAATGAGAAAATTCCAGCAAATTGAGTCAGCATAGAactcaagactttttttttttttttttttttaagtaagctgtatgtctaacatggggctcaaactcgcaaccccaagagtcacatgttctactgagccagccaggctccccattCCACCTCTGTAATCCACCCACTACAGAGGGTCTCGAGGGCACTTCCAGACCGGGGGAGCCTGGACTAGGTTCTAATGCCCCCAAGGGACAGGCAAGCCACCGCATACCAGGTCTCCGACCTGTATCCTCTCCATTGCTGTCTCCAGCCACCCCGTCCACCTCCACTGTAGGGGCAGGGAAACTGGGAGAAGTGAGGTGCCCCTGGCCCAGAAGTCGGGACCCAGATGACTGGCAGTCTTACTCTAAAACTCTGTCCCATCTCACTCTGCGTCCTAAGTCTCATCTGTAAAGAAAGGGTCGTGGACCCCTTTCCCAGCATTGATATTCCATAGGCCCTGTGAGGAAGCTGCACCCTGAaggagggggcccagggaggcctTGAGGGTGCTGGTGGAGGAGAGGGCTTGTCTGTGGGCCCCCAGCTGCAactgatgtggagcctgctcttAGCCCACCCTCCATGGACTACCCTCTCTGTCAGGAGAGGAGGCCAAGGCCCAGGATGGGGCAAAGACAAGTCCAGGGTCCTGCAGGCCTGCAGTGGGACAGCTGAGGTGGGCCAGGGGCGGGCAGGAAAAGCCTTGCCTCCCTCCAGCTGTTGCAGACTCGTTCTCCTGGCTTTCTGAGTAAATTTCTTTCTGTCTGGGGATGGGCATGGGGGCTTGGGCACCTCTTGGAGCTCAGGGTTCCCATCAATGGAACAAGGCTGCCTGCGGTTCTTTCCCCATTCCTCCAGAACCAGGGGGGTGAGCTCTCTTGGCCCAGGCCTGGACCAGGTCACCCCAGGAGGGCCCCTCAGGAAGAAGCCAGGGCTGTGGCTTTGGGTGGGGCCGGTGGCCTCTTCTGGGAGCCCAGCATCTGGAAGCCATCAGGCCAGGAGCGGGGGGAGTTTCAGAAGAGGGCCGGGAAAGGGGGAATGCCTCCTCCAGGCCACACACAGGCCCACCCCTCGGGGGCGGTGGCGTTGGGCCCACAGGCCCCGCTGCCGTCTTTGCCTCCTGCCAATGCCTCAGGGCCCATAGCCTCTCTCCCTTCCGCTGGCTGCCTTCTCTCTCACCCCACTGGCTGCTGCTCCTGTAAGATGCAATCACATAATATGCAATAACATTGCCCACTGCGTGCTGGGAGCCTTGCTCCTCTGGCACAGGGCCTGCCTCTTGGGGTGGGTGGGTTTGGGGGATAAGTGTCTCCAGGGGTGGTGGGCCTGGCGTCCCCTTCTTGGAGTGAGTGGTTCCTGTCTCAGTTTTGAAGTCTTAGCGTGGGGTGTCTGGGGCCGGGCTGGGGACTGGCGGATGAGTGTGTGGCTGGAAATATGACTGTGGGGATGGGGAACCATCTTCCTCAGTCCTCAAGCCTGCAGTGCTGAAGGAGGGGGTCCAGGTGCACAGTAAGACACTCAGAGGTGTCCCAGGGACAGGTGTCTCCAACTGCTCTTGGGaccacctgcatcagaatcacagaGATTCTTGTTACCCATTCAGGCTTCTGGGCCGCACCCACAGCTGCCACACACGGGGCCGGGACCTGGGGCTGAGTGTGTTCCAGGGCATACAACTCCATCATCCTCCTGATCTGCTGGGGGCGTAGGCATCTGACCGATCTGGCATCTTCTGCAGTGGAGGGATGAAAGTTACACTGGAGTTACACTGGGCCCTCTGGAGATGAATTGTGAAGACAGGGTCCCGCGGGGGCAGGGCACGGAGGGCACCCGGCCTGAgcatgtctgtgtctttccctgcAGCCTTGCCAACATTCCACTGACCCCTGAGACGCAGCGGGACCAGGAGCGGCGGATTCGGCGGGAGATCGCCAACAGCAACGAGCGGAGGCGCATGCAGAGCATCAACGCGGGCTTCCAGTCCCTCAAGACCCTCATCCCCCACACAGATGGAGAGAAGCTCAGCAAGGTGGGCTGGGGCccggaaggcttcctggaggaagtggttGGCTCAAGCGGGGAGAAGAAAGCGAGCTCTGGCAGACGTTGCCTTGCCTGCCGGGGTCCCTGACTTGTCCCTCCCACCCTCAGGCAGCCATTCTCCAGCAGACGGCGGAGTACATCTTCTCCCTGGAGCAGGAGAAGACCAGGCTCCTGCAGCAGAACACACAGCTCAAGCGCTTTATCCAGGTAGCGCCCCGCGGAGGCCGCCTGCTACCTCAgtgccctgcccccctcctgaCTCCGTTTCCCTGGTGTGGGCGTGTCCCGGCTCAGCGGTGGCTTGGGACTCCCATGTGGTTGCGGGTCGAAtcttccccacccacctgcctacTTGAGGCATTTGCCTTcctgcctgggcctcagtttacccatagGTCAAGTGCAGTGGGCTGGGCTCTGGAAGGAACCAGGTGATTTCTGGAATCACCTTTCTGGCCTTTGTTGGATTTGCAGAATGGGGTTCCCTGGGGCCGGCGCAAGTGCCCCTGGGCTTGACAGCCTTGGGGGGCTGTGAAGGAGCCCCCTGGCTCCcctgttggtggtggtggtgtcagTAGTATGGGGGTGTCACGGCGCACTCACTGGCCCCTTGGGGTCTCCAGGAGCTGAGCGGCTCATCCCCCAAGCGGCGGCGGGCAGAGGACAAGGATGAGGGCATCGGCTCGCCGGACATCTGGGAAGACGAGAAGGCAGAGGATCTGCGTCGGGAGATGATCGAGCTTCGGCAGCAGCTGGACAAGGAGCGCTCGGTGCGAATGATGCTGGAGGAGCAGGTGAGGCTCTTGGGTGGACCCCGCTTCgcatggggggctcagtgggAAGCAAAGCAGACAGGTCCCTGCCCTCGCGGGGTCACTGTCTGCATGGGGTTGGGGGACATGCGTCAGAGGCTCTCACGGGGCTGGAATAAAACACGGCTGCGGTAAAGGCCGCGTGCCAACGGTGGGCACCAGGGAGGGGGATTGGGCCGGTTCCAGAGGGGCAGCTTACGGCTTCTCCGTGCAAGTGACTGGAGCCAAGGTGGGGAGGTCGAGTCTCACAGTTAACCacgcagagagaggagaagggtgCACCACGCAGCACAGCGGGGGCCGGGGCCTCGAGGTGGGAGGGATCAGGGCATGAGGGAGGCCGTGGCTGGAGAGGAGATGAGTCACGGCGGGTCTGGCAGGCTGTGCTAAGGACTTTGGTCTCTACCCCGAGGGCGGACCAGCTCCATGTGAAGGTTTGCAGCGGGAGCGGACGGCCTCTTGGCGAAGGGCAGAGCTTGGGGGCGCTGACCGCAGCAGTCCCGCGGGCCCTGCACAGAGGCTGGGGGGCTCCGGGAGTGTGGTCTGGAGCCCGTCCCCCCAGCCTGTTGCTCTGCCCCCAGGTGCGCTCGCTGGAGGCCCACATGTACCCAGAAAAGCTCAAGGTGATTGCACAGCAGGTgcagctgcagcagcagcaggagcaggtGCGGCTGCTGCACCAGGAGAAACTGGAGCGGGAACAGCAGCACCTGCGGACCCAGGTGAGCAGGAGGCATCTGCGA
This window of the Neofelis nebulosa isolate mNeoNeb1 chromosome 18, mNeoNeb1.pri, whole genome shotgun sequence genome carries:
- the TFAP4 gene encoding transcription factor AP-4 isoform X2; the encoded protein is MFCMIVVHTPCFVLSTGSTVICLSGCLALWDGAEPTLSCGLANIPLTPETQRDQERRIRREIANSNERRRMQSINAGFQSLKTLIPHTDGEKLSKAAILQQTAEYIFSLEQEKTRLLQQNTQLKRFIQELSGSSPKRRRAEDKDEGIGSPDIWEDEKAEDLRREMIELRQQLDKERSVRMMLEEQVRSLEAHMYPEKLKVIAQQVQLQQQQEQVRLLHQEKLEREQQHLRTQLLPPPAPTHHPTVIVPAPPPPSHHINVVTMGPSSVINSVSTSRQNLDTIVQAIQHIEGTQERQEQEEEQRRAVIVKPGRSCPEAHASDTASDSEASDSDAMDQSREEPAGNGGLP
- the TFAP4 gene encoding transcription factor AP-4 isoform X5 — encoded protein: MQSINAGFQSLKTLIPHTDGEKLSKAAILQQTAEYIFSLEQEKTRLLQQNTQLKRFIQELSGSSPKRRRAEDKDEGIGSPDIWEDEKAEDLRREMIELRQQLDKERSVRMMLEEQVRSLEAHMYPEKLKVIAQQVQLQQQQEQVRLLHQEKLEREQQHLRTQLLPPPAPTHHPTVIVPAPPPPSHHINVVTMGPSSVINSVSTSRQNLDTIVQAIQHIEGTQERQEQEEEQRRAVIVKPGRSCPEAHASDTASDSEASDSDAMDQSREEPAGNGGLP
- the TFAP4 gene encoding transcription factor AP-4 isoform X3; translated protein: MPTLKVKLSYGAALGGGPESPTRPHPRILGESLANIPLTPETQRDQERRIRREIANSNERRRMQSINAGFQSLKTLIPHTDGEKLSKAAILQQTAEYIFSLEQEKTRLLQQNTQLKRFIQELSGSSPKRRRAEDKDEGIGSPDIWEDEKAEDLRREMIELRQQLDKERSVRMMLEEQVRSLEAHMYPEKLKVIAQQVQLQQQQEQVRLLHQEKLEREQQHLRTQLLPPPAPTHHPTVIVPAPPPPSHHINVVTMGPSSVINSVSTSRQNLDTIVQAIQHIEGTQERQEQEEEQRRAVIVKPGRSCPEAHASDTASDSEASDSDAMDQSREEPAGNGGLP
- the TFAP4 gene encoding transcription factor AP-4 isoform X4, whose translation is MEYFMVPTQKVPSLQHFRKTEKEVIGGLCSLANIPLTPETQRDQERRIRREIANSNERRRMQSINAGFQSLKTLIPHTDGEKLSKAAILQQTAEYIFSLEQEKTRLLQQNTQLKRFIQELSGSSPKRRRAEDKDEGIGSPDIWEDEKAEDLRREMIELRQQLDKERSVRMMLEEQVRSLEAHMYPEKLKVIAQQVQLQQQQEQVRLLHQEKLEREQQHLRTQLLPPPAPTHHPTVIVPAPPPPSHHINVVTMGPSSVINSVSTSRQNLDTIVQAIQHIEGTQERQEQEEEQRRAVIVKPGRSCPEAHASDTASDSEASDSDAMDQSREEPAGNGGLP